The genomic segment tgatttcgactgtgtaattattgttggggattttaacatccatgtggacaaccctcaggacaaagggactaaagacctgagtaacactctgggcaactttgggctgactcagcatgtaacagaggccacacataatagaggacacactcttgaccaactgatctccaagggcctgagcatttcaaaggtttactctgtctgatgtgggcctgtctgattattactgtgttttctttgaaagtaaaatctcagcccacacaaatatatcaacagcagtgatcacaaaacggtgtataactgaacacagtagtgagatctttaaccaggtcttcccattaacacctgacctgtccagaagttcagtcaatgagctcgtcaatagcttcaatgcttaaatgttaaatataatggacactattgctcccattaaggtgaaggttatctctggaaggaaaaagtctccatggagaaactccacactggtgaaaaatgaaaaaagagagtgtaggaaagctgagcgcagatggagaaaaacaaacctccaggttcattatgacatctataaagagaaacttcacaattataatttacaactgaggagtgcaaggaggtcctacttctctgacatcatcaccaaaaacagtcataacgctcgggtcttattttctacagttgacaggctaacaaaccctcctgtgtcagtggcagctgaacttcattcgaccatggcctgcaatgactttgccaaattcttcacagaaaaaatccaaaagattagacaagcaattaatacatcaacagcagatccaggatatgtactgtgtccaccgaaaaactgtttaaacaccatcaaacagtttcaccctattaacagcaaagacctggaggacatcttaggtcaactgaactcctcctcttgctgtttagatgtcctgccaacaatttttttcaaaaaggtctcaaagactttggagtcagacctgttacagatcgtcaatttttctttaatgtcaggtgtgtttccagaaccactaaaaactgctgtaattaaacctatactgaaaaaggacaatcttgacaagacacaaatgaacaactacaggccgatctcaaatctcccatttttaagtaagattattgaaaaagcagtttctcaacagctcaattacttcttaaaacagaataactgctatgatgccttccagtcaggttttagacagaaccacagcactgaaaccgctctgaccaaagtgtttaatgacatatgtctgaacacagacagtggaacaatgtcagtcttagttttactggatctcagtgcagcatttgatacagttgaccacaacatattactcaaacgactggagaactgggcaggtctttcaggaactgtactaaactggttcaaaacatacttagaaaacaggaaatactttgtatcaataggtaacttcacatctgagcagacaagtatcacatgtggagttccccaaggttccatcttgggaccccttctgtttaacatttacatgctcccactggcacagattataaagaacaacaaaataaactatcatagctacgcagatgacacacaaatatatatcacaatgtcaccaggagaccgaggccctgtacaggctcttggtaaatgcattgaggaaattaatgactggttgtgccacaattttctccagctaaacaaaaataaaactgaggtaatagtctttggtgcaaaagaaaaacgattacaggtcaccagagaacttcaatctatacacctaaaaaccacaaaccaggcgagaaatttgggtgtagtgatggatgcagacctaaacttagaaaaacacattaagacattAACAAAATccgcttactatcacctcaagaatatttcaaggataaaagatctgatgtctcaacaggacctggaaaaactagtccatgcattcatctttagtaggcttgattactgtaacagcatctttacaggtctacctaaaaaatcagtcagacaactacagctcattcagaactctgctgctagagtcctcactaagaccaaaaaagtggaccacatcagtccagctctgaggtctttacactggctgcctgtccgtcagaggatagactttaaagttctgatgctggtctataaagctctgaatggtttaggactgaaatacatcagtgacctcctgacccagtatgaaccttccagatccctcaggtcatctagatccggtctgttatcagttcccagagtcagaaccagacacggagaagctgcattcagcttttatgctccatatatctggaacaaactcccagaaagcctcagatcagctgaaacactcagtttatttaaatccaggttgaagactcacctattctcagctgcatttgaataaagcaccaaatccacacttaagtttaaatttcaaaacctactttttaactactgattttatctactgttctgattttatctactgttttgatatttgattttatatactgttttgtttgtttgcttgcttgttttaatcaaatttaaatcatgctttttatttgtttttgtttttaatgtctctgtaaagcactttgaatcaccttgttgttgaattgtgctatataaataaacttgccttgccttgcctttttgctaaagcatatagttagggctggaccaggtgaccctgaatcctcccttagttatgctgcaatagacgtaggctgccggggattcccatgatgcactgagtttttcctttccagtcacctttctcactcactatgtgttaatagacctctctgcatcgaatcatatttgttattaatctctgtctctcttccacagcatgtctttatcctgtcttccttctctcaccccaaccaatcacagcagatggccccgcccctccctgagcctggttctgccggaggtttcttcctgttaaaagggagtttttgcttcccactgtcgccaaagtgcttgttcatagggggtcatatgattgttgggtttttctctgtatgtgttattgtagggtctagcttacaatataaagcatcttgaggcgactgttgttgcgatttggcgctatataaataaaactgaattgaattgatttcaGTCACAAACTGAAACTCAGGATTAAAAGAAGTGTTTGTGCTGACGTCGGTGAATCCGACCCCAAACGCTCCTCCTCTCAACGCCAGCCTCGTTCATATCACCTCCACCAATCGAGGAGGATTTAGTTTTTGTAGTCCGTCTTCAGCACCCTGTAGTTCCAACATGTGTCACATTAAAGTGTATTGCACCGCTTCAACTCACTACAATCAGCAGGTGATTTTAGACCCAGACAcgccacagggctgtgtgctgctACATCATGGAGTCTACAGGAGGTGGAGGCCCTGAACCATTCAGGACTCCACCCAGGCCACAGCATTACTGAGCTGTGTCCTTGTTACCATCAGGCAGGCGACGCAGACCAAAGAGCTCCACTGGACCCCCTGTTAGTGTTCCTCAGGTGGAGCCATGCTGGACGCTGAGGTGGTCTGCACTCACAACATAAACCAGATTCAGTGTTTCAACCCTgagagaggtgtgtgtgtgtgtgtgtgtgtgtgtgtgtgtgtgtgtgtgtgtgtgtgtgtgtatgtatacacagGTATTAACATCTTcgtggggaccaaaaattgggagtttactatacttgtggggacaaGTGGCCCCAAAATCCCAGTCCCcacgagtttgaaggcatttttgagactcaaaatgtggttttggtgtcagggttacaattaggttatggttagatTTAGGGGAAGGgtcagggttaggcattcatttttgatggttaggattaaagcggctagggaaagcattatgtcaatgagatgtcccCACAGGGATATAaatacacacgtgtgtgtgtgtgtgtgtgtgtgtgtgtgtgtgtgtgtgtgtgtgtgtgtgtgtgtgtgtgtgtgtgtgtgtgtgtgtgtgtgtgtgtgtgtgtgtgagagatctAGACGTCACAACTGAGACGGGTTTCACGCTGCAGGAAACAAACTTTATTTCTTTGGTTTGTTCGCCGTCGTCATGGAGACAGAAGCTGATGACGTGGAGTCTTTAATCTGATCTCAGTATAGAGAAAAACATAGCGCCGACAGGAAGAGGAACACAGGCGCCTCCTGTCGGCGAATAATGCGAGTGCCATCATCCAACAGAAAGAGCTCCTCCCTCTGTCACTGCACAGCCAATCAGGGCTCTTGTGGGCGGAGCTTCCTGGATCTAAAACCTCATTCAAACCAAAGGCCAGACAGCTGCTCCACCCTAACCCCCATCTTCGGGAGGTGGAGCCAACAAATTGATTGCTCCGTCACTGGTTGGCTCCGCCTCCTCTTCATCAGGATGAATGAGGCTTCAGATTGGAGCGGAGGAATGCCTGAATTAGAGCCCCACGATAcaagaaattacaaaaataagATTCTCAATAATCTTTTTACACACGCCCCCTCCTCCAGTGAGGCAGGGCCACAGATTCACCCCGCCCACACACAGTCCATCTCCACTCTTTACTACGATACGAAGGCCCCTCTGCCGCTCTGCTTGCAGCTGCTTTCTCTCAAGTGTCCGTTGGAGATGCCGCCCTCCCGCCGAGCCGCTCCGGAAGCCAGCGCCGAACCGCAACCAGTTGAGTCCGCACAGCGAGACTCGACATCAAAGCCCAAGATGGTGGCGACAGGGCGAGGGAGGTCCTGAGGAGGAGCAGACAGATCAGGGTGAGGGGTCAGATGGCCGTACCACGACCGAAGACGCTCCCCGCACTCACCTTGCAGCTCCTGATCTGCAGACAGATGCCCTCAGCTTTCTGCAGGATCTCCTCGATGTCCAGCTTCATGGAGAGCTCGTTGATgtgctgaaacacacacacacacacacacacacacacacacacacgttggtGAACAGTCTCAGGTGTGCACAGATCTCCGGGCAGCTTTGGCGTGACGCTCACCTTCAGGATCTCGTTGAAGCCATAGTTCTCCTCCATGATCTTCTGCTTCTCCGAGTCCAGGATGGCGCAGCACACCAGCAGGTGAAAGTTCTCGCAGGGCAGCCCGGTCCACATTACCTGTGGAGGAACCACACGTGAGACAACAGGAAGAACGACACCCGTCAGCACCTCCGACCCCGCAGGAGGACACCGACCTCCCAAAGCCGTAGCACGTCCACGAAGCTCAGCTCCCTCTTGAACCTGATGAGCAGCCAGCGGAAGCAGAAGTACAGGTATCCTGAATCCTGAGACtctgaaacacagacagaggGGGCGGGGTCATTCAGAGCCGCTGTTattcacagcaaacacacaggCACAGCTGCAGGCGGCGTACCGAGGTAGTTCCAGAAGGCGAGGTCGAGCAGCCTGAGCAGCGAGCTGAGCTGGATGAGCTGAGTCTTCATGCCCTGCATCTGCTCCTCAAAGTTCTCATGCTGCAGGACGGACACGGCGGTAAATCAGCACACAGTTTAACGTCCGAGCTTTCAGAGCAAAGATCAGCTCGTCTGCTTTTAATCCCTGTTTCCTCTGTGACGTGAACAGCTCTCCGCCGTCGGGGTCTATATGTAACCCCAAGACTTCCTGTTTAAGTGGCCGACTTCATAATAATAACACAGTAATGATAAACGGGCCAGCTGCTGACTGACTGCTGTGAACGGACTCACCATCTGGTCCATGAAGGCCACGAAGCACCAGAAGGCATCGACCTCGTTCTCCATGACGTAGAGGATGGGTGACAGCAGGTCGCTCATGCCCTGAACGTAACCTGCAACACAGAGAGCTTCCTGTCAGGAACAGGAAAAGGGATGTGGCGCCGTACCTGCAGAGGCGAAGCGCAGCTCACCCAGGTCGAAGTCGTACATGCAGTAAGTCATGAGGATGTCGTGCAGCAGGACCAGGCCCGGGTTGTCGATGCCCTCGTAGAAGCGGTTTGTTCGGTCTGTTCGGTTCACGTCCTTCTCTGAGAGCACAGACACAAACGTcacatgacctttgacctttaccCCCTCATGGCAGGCTGCACCACCCAACTCAGAAGACCAAAGCGGTCGTCACTCAACTCCTGCAGCTCTCCCTCCACCTCATCGCGGCAGTAACTATGCATTTACTCGAGTACCTCACTGAAGTACTGCGTTCAGTCACTGTACTGCAGTATTTCAGATGTAAAAACTGGACTCCTTAACTTAACTAATGCCTCAGATCTGATCCCGGTGGCAGTGTTACGGTCTAACCCACACGCTCCACCCGACTCCATACTGACGTCATCTCCAGCATCAGAGCAATAATCAATCGCTCATCAATACTTTGGATCGACATTCTTTGGCACatcaaacaccacaaacacctTCAAACGTGACCTCATCCACCCACTACACTGGACTGCTCTCCATCAGGAGCCCTGCCCAAACAACCAAACAAGGCCTGAGCTGAGGTCCTGCTCACCGATCAGACTCCGGTAgtctctcagtctggagttcctcctctcctgctcctcGCTCACAGACTTCCACTGCAGCTTCATCCTGAAGTATTCATcactaccacacacacacacacacacacacacacacacacacacacacacacacacctcttgtTTACATGATAAACACACCCGTCAGGGAAatcaggtttgtgtgtgtgagtgtacgttttctctctctgcaggGTCTTCCTCTCCTCGTGCGTGCTCTCCCAGGGATAATAGCCCAGCAGGAACTTCCAGGCCTCCTTCCTGAGGGCGTGGCACAGACCCTGCAGGCGACACAGATGCATCAGGGCGTGGCCTCTGCTTGTTTCAATCAGCGTCACAGGTCAAAACACCAGCAAGTGCTTTACAGTAAACGCAGGCATAAAAACCAAAGTGAAGATCAAACAGCCTAAAACTGAATAAATGAGTGATGCTGCTGAGAATCACGTCAGCTGATTGGTTCAGAGCTGGACACACCCACAGACACGTACGTACCCCCTTGAAGACTGCGTGTTTCAGGTCTGGGACGTCCTTCATCCTCCCGTCTGCGTCCTGGTGTCGTGCCCAGTCGTCTGCAGTCAGCGGCGACTTCCTGCTCACCTCGGGCCTCACGCCCAGGTCGATCTGACAGGGTCAAAGATGAAGCAAGAGCATCACACGGCTGACACACCTGCTGCCATGCGCCTGCCtaacagccaatcacatcaGACCCCTCACCCTGGTGATGACCTCGAAGCCCGGCTCCTCCTGCTGGTTGATCTCCAGCCCCGGGATGACCTCCCCCAGCAGATCGGCCACCTCCTCcggggggcgctgctgctgctcctccgtCCCCGCAGCGCGTCGAATAAATAGTTTGTGACTTTGGACAAGCCGCCAAGCGTGGTGACGTACGGGTCCCGCTTAAACTTCTGCAGGAGACAAATGCAGAGCTCAGCCAACGGACGCCGGAACGGGACGCGAACGCAGCACGTGGGAACGCACGACTCCAAACCTCAACTGAAAATAAATCGTACAATGTGCTTTCAcagaaataagagaaaaaaggcagaatTCTACATGTGAAACCAGCACAGCAAACACGGGCAACAGCCCGCTGCTGCGACCTCGCTCACAAAACAAACACGCAGATTTATTTAGTTTGAAATAAATGCGCTTTGATGCACAGCAGCTTCGAGAGAAACATCTGTGTAAAGATCACACGTTAACGTGTCTGTTTACCTGTTAAATTACCATGGTAACAGCTGCTGAACCCCTCACTGTGCAGCATGTTTCAGTGTGACAGATTCCCTGTGTGCGCGTCATCACAATCCTTGATGTCAACACGTCGCATGCTAAAACCtcgtaaatgtgtttttgtaccTGCAATACACCACAGGAAGCTGTCGGGGCAGCATTGCTGCATCACCTGCCAAGACTGCACCGCAAGAGAAATCAGGCAGATCAAATAATCTATAGTCGCACCGCCTGTGCACGTGTgcgcatgcatgtgtgtgcgtgcgcttGCATGTTTTTGCATGCACGCTGAAATGTTGTTTTGCACGATTCTGATCTGCTGTCGAGTTGCTGTCACTCTGCTGGAAAGAGAACAACCAATCACATTCATTCCCTCTGATCTGGTTTCCGTCATCAGGCAGTGGGACAAGAGAATCCAGATGTTGGAGCCTAACAGCTGGTGGCGAGAGACGGCTAAACTTCTTACGTGAACCAGGCCGAAGTTGTTGTCGTCCAGAAGGTTCTCAAAGGACTGCGACAGAGCTTTGTTTGGCGTGCTGACCAGCAGGCACGTGTGGTCGCTGGGAGACCTGCAAACAGGAAAAATGTGACCTCAGTAACAGCTCACAGGATCAACGCCGGCCTTCTGATAACAAACGGGTGCTTATTATTCACGGCGAGAGCGGCAAGTCAGACATCAGAGGAAGCGCTTGT from the Oreochromis niloticus isolate F11D_XX linkage group LG7, O_niloticus_UMD_NMBU, whole genome shotgun sequence genome contains:
- the tbc1d15 gene encoding LOW QUALITY PROTEIN: TBC1 domain family member 15 (The sequence of the model RefSeq protein was modified relative to this genomic sequence to represent the inferred CDS: inserted 1 base in 1 codon); translated protein: MAAEPAFKVIFEHEGVFLHPSSDEEIEPDFLVSGTLRILDKDAEIVVEYRPLEDAVDPSNMLCAGKDSSSVVEWAQCPGDRPQSQQLLEAQLSYETEWDMVNAVSFRKRRSSNMEGSLNSSHERSRWAFAFSVSDLRSVTVREEGWTFIILQLKDSSTPLPHLHFHQGGSRAFLDSLRRFALLTESPSDHTCLLVSTPNKALSQSFENLLDDNNFGLVHKFKRDPYVTTLGGLSKVTNYLFDALRGRXEQQQRPPEEVADLLGEVIPGLEINQQEEPGFEVITRIDLGVRPEVSRKSPLTADDWARHQDADGRMKDVPDLKHAVFKGGLCHALRKEAWKFLLGYYPWESTHEERKTLQREKTDEYFRMKLQWKSVSEEQERRNSRLRDYRSLIEKDVNRTDRTNRFYEGIDNPGLVLLHDILMTYCMYDFDLGYVQGMSDLLSPILYVMENEVDAFWCFVAFMDQMHENFEEQMQGMKTQLIQLSSLLRLLDLAFWNYLESQDSGYLYFCFRWLLIRFKRELSFVDVLRLWEVMWTGLPCENFHLLVCCAILDSEKQKIMEENYGFNEILKHINELSMKLDIEEILQKAEGICLQIRSCKDLPRPVATILGFDVESRCADSTGCGSALASGAARREGGISNGHLRESSCKQSGRGAFVS